The proteins below are encoded in one region of Sphingobacterium sp. R2:
- a CDS encoding prolyl oligopeptidase family serine peptidase: MLVIRVNAQEIQAIRGETTYPFLLKNSGPDSSNMEKQPLFVFLHGRSLSGTNLDRVKRYGILYAINKGQEVPGIIVAPQSKGGWDADKVMEIVDYVIGHYNADPDRIYVCGMSMGGYGTMDVAGKYPERVAAAVAICGGGSSQYASNLTQVPIWLHHGTADRAVPISESKKIMRAIKKEDPDANVSLNVIKGGTHGSVERLFHDDAIYNWMLKFRKRHKS; encoded by the coding sequence ATGCTAGTGATACGTGTAAATGCGCAGGAAATACAAGCGATTAGAGGAGAAACGACCTATCCCTTTTTATTGAAAAATTCTGGACCAGATTCTTCCAATATGGAGAAGCAACCTCTTTTCGTTTTTTTGCATGGGCGGAGTCTTTCAGGTACAAATTTGGATCGTGTAAAGCGCTATGGTATCCTTTATGCTATCAATAAGGGGCAGGAAGTTCCAGGTATTATTGTTGCTCCACAGTCAAAGGGTGGCTGGGATGCAGATAAAGTAATGGAAATTGTGGATTATGTCATCGGACATTACAATGCTGACCCGGACCGTATTTATGTATGTGGTATGAGTATGGGGGGCTACGGCACTATGGATGTGGCTGGTAAATATCCGGAAAGGGTAGCGGCAGCTGTGGCCATATGTGGTGGTGGATCGAGTCAGTATGCGTCCAACCTGACCCAGGTGCCCATTTGGTTGCATCATGGAACGGCCGATCGGGCGGTGCCAATTTCAGAATCTAAAAAAATTATGCGGGCGATAAAAAAAGAAGATCCAGATGCTAATGTGAGTTTGAATGTGATAAAAGGAGGTACACATGGAAGTGTAGAGCGATTATTTCACGACGATGCAATTTACAATTGGATGTTGAAATTTAGGAAAAGGCACAAGTCTTAA
- a CDS encoding exonuclease SbcCD subunit D gives MKILHTADWHLGKRLESFSRIDEQTLVMDEIVQIADQENVDLVIIAGDLFDAFNPGVEAIELFYKTIKRLSKDGMRPVIAIAGNHDSPYLIDAPDPLARASGIILIGHPHAVVTPFATEGFAVVHADKGIIILKLPQYEHTIRILHTAYANEIRLKQYLGEDKESKLNEVLSSEWKKIAETYCDEKGINILIAHLYMNKLGRPLLEEPDGEKPVKIGNADLIYSQAIPEQVQYTALGHLHGYQNIGSPEKPVIYASSPLCYSFSEAGKTKFVALVDVSPNTQAAVTPIPLTQGKPLFRKTFEDIESCISWLEANPDALIELTLKSDTFLKAEDRKRIYQAHSGIIYLIPVVKQRDGESIDTKEINLKQDISALFQDYFKSRNANQAPNDDILDLFREILNS, from the coding sequence ATGAAAATATTACATACCGCCGATTGGCACCTTGGAAAACGACTGGAAAGTTTCTCTCGAATAGACGAACAGACCCTGGTTATGGATGAGATCGTTCAGATTGCCGATCAGGAAAATGTCGACCTAGTGATTATTGCCGGAGATCTCTTTGATGCTTTTAACCCGGGAGTGGAAGCAATTGAGCTATTCTATAAAACAATCAAACGTCTTAGTAAGGATGGCATGCGTCCTGTAATTGCTATTGCCGGGAATCATGATTCACCATATTTGATTGATGCACCCGATCCGTTGGCAAGGGCCTCCGGAATCATCTTAATCGGCCATCCGCACGCCGTCGTCACTCCTTTTGCTACGGAAGGCTTCGCTGTTGTACATGCAGATAAAGGCATTATCATCTTGAAACTACCTCAGTATGAGCATACGATTCGAATCCTTCATACCGCTTATGCCAATGAGATCCGCTTAAAACAATATTTAGGTGAAGATAAAGAAAGTAAGTTAAATGAGGTTTTATCTTCCGAATGGAAAAAAATTGCCGAGACCTATTGTGATGAAAAAGGCATTAATATCCTCATTGCCCATCTTTATATGAATAAGTTAGGTCGTCCACTTTTGGAAGAGCCGGATGGTGAAAAGCCGGTCAAAATAGGAAATGCAGACTTGATCTATTCACAAGCTATTCCGGAACAAGTCCAATATACGGCATTAGGACATCTACATGGTTATCAAAATATAGGCTCTCCAGAGAAACCAGTTATCTACGCATCATCTCCCCTATGTTATAGTTTTTCAGAGGCTGGAAAAACCAAATTTGTAGCGCTAGTAGATGTATCGCCCAATACACAGGCTGCAGTAACTCCGATTCCACTTACACAAGGCAAACCATTATTTAGAAAAACATTTGAGGATATTGAAAGTTGCATTTCCTGGCTAGAAGCAAATCCAGATGCCTTGATAGAATTGACATTGAAATCCGACACCTTTTTGAAAGCAGAAGACCGCAAGCGGATCTATCAGGCGCATTCAGGAATAATCTATTTGATTCCGGTGGTTAAACAGCGTGATGGCGAATCTATAGACACCAAAGAAATCAATCTTAAGCAAGACATATCTGCATTGTTTCAAGATTATTTTAAATCCAGAAATGCCAATCAAGCGCCCAATGACGATATCCTTGATCTATTTCGCGAAATTTTAAATTCTTAA
- a CDS encoding murein L,D-transpeptidase catalytic domain family protein: MGNTFIFLLMALNTALSSQEELKTTQQQASEHRINVERQRTEVDSLYDEMNLAQVLQYEAFRQAMEGRKALPIHNKDIMTVIDFSLASTEKRLVVLDLAQKKVLFNTLVSHGKNSGENYAVNFSNQQESLKSSLGFFTTENTYNGENGYSLVLNGLEKGINDNAKARYVVMHGADYCSNGTIASLGRLGKSYGCPAVPREFAAPIINTIKDGTLLFIYADNAEYLSKTHLIHQPNILMAQFQKRQSTFNNEG; encoded by the coding sequence ATGGGAAATACGTTTATCTTTCTTTTGATGGCGCTTAATACAGCACTTTCATCACAAGAAGAATTAAAAACAACACAGCAACAAGCCAGCGAGCATCGTATAAATGTGGAGCGTCAACGGACAGAAGTTGATTCCTTATATGATGAAATGAACCTAGCTCAAGTATTACAATACGAAGCTTTTCGTCAAGCAATGGAAGGTAGAAAAGCCCTTCCTATCCACAACAAAGATATCATGACGGTCATCGATTTCTCGCTGGCATCCACTGAAAAGAGGCTTGTAGTATTAGATCTTGCGCAGAAAAAGGTACTGTTTAATACGTTAGTTTCGCATGGCAAAAATAGCGGCGAGAATTATGCGGTAAATTTTTCAAATCAACAGGAATCGCTCAAAAGTTCGTTAGGATTCTTCACGACTGAAAATACATACAATGGTGAGAATGGCTATTCATTGGTACTGAATGGTCTTGAGAAAGGGATAAATGATAATGCCAAAGCGAGATATGTCGTGATGCATGGTGCAGATTATTGTAGCAATGGAACAATAGCGAGTTTAGGTAGACTCGGAAAAAGTTACGGCTGCCCTGCCGTTCCGAGAGAATTTGCAGCCCCTATCATTAATACCATCAAAGATGGCACATTATTGTTTATTTACGCAGATAACGCTGAATATTTAAGCAAAACTCACTTGATCCATCAACCGAATATTCTGATGGCCCAGTTTCAAAAAAGACAGTCTACGTTTAACAATGAAGGCTAA
- a CDS encoding L,D-transpeptidase, which yields MSQRLACLVLSLIFLLTGCQQGKKDSAKPKPPNSQQKKEVPEKLNEKPKLITVEDIIIKKELQYKKYTLQDTYPYKDTTRTFQWHKIKERLAFVTNFQQTPSLYAVLQNYQNEKGEAPTIQGYKRDSYKRVSDSFNVERYQAAPLYDLKSNQAVRYGRDGWLVRVQGPDSLDRVSVEGISFEGKYNVPKRYLQIIRDTIEFKFVTIVDIKNQNICTLEKAGNEWLVRSMNPATSGRHKPPHAQETPTGLFVVQEHKSKMFYYKDGTKIYGGFAPYATRFTAGAYIHGIPVNNPNGNIIEYSETLGTIPKSHMCVRNASSHAQFVYKRSKDFSSLVIVID from the coding sequence ATGAGTCAAAGATTAGCATGTCTAGTACTAAGTCTAATTTTCCTGTTGACTGGATGCCAACAGGGTAAAAAAGATAGCGCAAAGCCGAAGCCACCCAATAGTCAACAAAAAAAAGAGGTGCCTGAAAAGTTAAATGAAAAACCAAAGCTAATCACAGTCGAAGATATAATTATCAAAAAAGAGCTACAGTATAAAAAATATACCCTGCAAGATACCTATCCTTATAAGGATACTACACGAACTTTCCAATGGCACAAAATTAAAGAACGCTTAGCATTTGTTACCAATTTTCAACAAACTCCTTCCCTATACGCTGTACTTCAAAACTATCAGAATGAGAAAGGTGAAGCGCCAACAATTCAGGGCTACAAACGGGACTCTTATAAACGGGTTTCTGACAGCTTTAATGTGGAGCGTTATCAGGCCGCACCACTCTACGATCTAAAAAGCAATCAAGCGGTGCGTTATGGCCGCGATGGGTGGCTGGTCCGTGTGCAGGGACCGGACAGCCTAGACAGGGTTTCGGTCGAAGGTATTTCGTTTGAAGGGAAATACAACGTGCCAAAGCGCTATCTTCAAATTATTCGCGATACGATTGAATTTAAATTTGTTACAATTGTAGATATTAAAAACCAAAATATCTGTACATTGGAAAAAGCTGGAAATGAATGGCTCGTCAGAAGCATGAATCCAGCAACCAGCGGGCGACATAAGCCTCCGCATGCCCAGGAAACGCCCACTGGTCTTTTTGTGGTGCAAGAACATAAATCGAAGATGTTTTATTACAAAGATGGAACCAAAATTTATGGTGGATTTGCGCCTTATGCCACCCGGTTTACTGCAGGTGCATATATACACGGTATTCCTGTTAACAACCCAAATGGCAATATCATCGAATATAGCGAAACGCTTGGAACTATTCCCAAATCACACATGTGCGTCAGAAATGCGTCATCTCATGCTCAATTTGTCTATAAACGGTCAAAAGACTTTTCGTCACTCGTTATAGTTATTGATTAA
- a CDS encoding NUDIX domain-containing protein gives MDTIVICSAAILSPDGNLLMVRKKDSAYFQLPGGKAAPGESQEETLIRELREELRFDVPKKDLEFLGSHTAHAVNEANTLVAGNIYLIRLRVAQSFKAYEELVEVVWIKPDNWPSFKLAHLATEFVIPRWLSGKL, from the coding sequence ATGGATACAATTGTTATTTGTTCGGCGGCGATCCTCAGTCCTGATGGCAATTTGTTGATGGTTCGGAAAAAAGACTCCGCTTATTTCCAGTTACCAGGAGGCAAAGCAGCACCGGGAGAGAGTCAGGAGGAGACGTTGATACGTGAGCTTCGCGAAGAGCTAAGGTTTGATGTACCGAAAAAGGATTTAGAATTTTTAGGTAGCCATACAGCACATGCCGTCAATGAGGCAAATACGCTGGTAGCGGGTAATATTTATTTAATTAGATTGAGGGTGGCTCAGTCTTTTAAAGCTTATGAGGAGCTCGTAGAGGTAGTTTGGATCAAGCCGGACAATTGGCCAAGTTTTAAGCTAGCGCACCTGGCGACAGAGTTTGTTATTCCCCGTTGGCTCTCTGGAAAATTGTAA
- a CDS encoding porin, which yields MKKLLTTAILSVFLINTALSQEENKEKGIEISGSVDTYWKYDFQNKPNINTYFTEDNNSVSIGMVDLAVKKKFKKASFVGELSFGPRGQYRSIMNGDGQAGDDKNSFHIQNLYVGYDLTEKLNLTAGFMGTFVGFEVISPTYNFHYSTSYLFGAGPFQDAGLKATYSFSDKVALMVGIFNDWNVYQDMNGVSHLGSQLAYTPNDKSSFYLNFLTGSSAGGKTNYSSGTLIDLVANYDFSPKFFLGLNATNYKKRDGGGYTGVALYPRVHFSENFGLGLREEFFQTHKEEENGIPSTNILATTLTAEYSYHGFKFIPEIRIDKGNTERFIKNDLSPTKSAGQFLLACVYSF from the coding sequence ATGAAAAAACTTCTTACAACAGCAATTTTATCTGTGTTTCTTATAAATACAGCCTTATCACAAGAAGAAAACAAAGAAAAGGGAATCGAAATATCCGGTTCTGTAGACACCTATTGGAAATATGACTTCCAAAACAAACCAAATATTAACACCTATTTCACAGAAGACAACAATTCCGTTTCCATCGGGATGGTAGATTTAGCTGTTAAAAAGAAATTTAAAAAGGCTTCATTTGTAGGCGAGTTATCTTTTGGACCTCGCGGTCAATATCGCTCTATCATGAATGGAGATGGTCAAGCTGGTGATGATAAAAATAGCTTTCACATACAAAATCTCTATGTAGGCTACGACCTCACTGAAAAACTAAATCTTACTGCAGGTTTTATGGGAACATTTGTAGGCTTTGAAGTGATATCACCCACCTACAATTTTCATTATTCAACATCTTATCTTTTTGGTGCAGGACCTTTTCAAGATGCGGGACTGAAAGCAACGTACAGTTTCTCAGATAAGGTAGCGTTAATGGTCGGAATATTTAATGACTGGAACGTGTACCAAGATATGAACGGTGTGTCGCACCTAGGCTCCCAGCTAGCTTATACACCCAATGATAAAAGTAGCTTTTATCTTAATTTTCTCACAGGATCCTCAGCAGGTGGAAAAACAAATTATAGTTCAGGAACATTGATTGACCTCGTAGCTAACTATGATTTCTCACCCAAATTTTTCCTTGGTTTAAATGCAACCAATTATAAAAAGAGAGATGGTGGAGGATATACGGGCGTCGCTCTCTATCCAAGAGTTCACTTTTCGGAAAATTTTGGATTAGGATTGCGTGAAGAGTTTTTCCAAACACATAAGGAAGAGGAAAATGGGATCCCAAGTACCAATATTCTCGCTACAACATTAACAGCAGAATACAGTTATCACGGCTTCAAATTTATACCGGAGATTAGAATTGATAAAGGAAATACAGAAAGATTCATCAAAAATGATTTAAGTCCAACTAAATCTGCCGGACAATTTTTGTTAGCCTGTGTCTACAGTTTCTAG